The following coding sequences lie in one Halomonas sp. 'Soap Lake #6' genomic window:
- the dctP gene encoding TRAP transporter substrate-binding protein DctP, protein MNVLKIIAHGAISATLLTASISQVLAEDEQYVWRVTTHLPMASPTWEHSLVKLKNTLEERTDGRLVLDLYPADSLFGATELFNAVRRGVIPMALTSPAYLTDQLETAGIAFGLPGAFDEVWQAAHYFKNLGFEEIIREEAAGYGLYYASDKVYPYEMFSRVEIDSLETFEGMRIRVAGVPQTFLTNVGAAASFIPGTELYQALATGTFDAGVWGAVQEASNMGFYEVASYRVQDPILIGALEAYIINEDAIARLPDDIQDILKDTLEDHFWSTTIDHMYRETVALRKIESSQDITSISFPDDVREKMEIEANNIWKLEENKGDSASAAIEMLRSFRNDISKH, encoded by the coding sequence ATGAATGTGTTAAAAATTATTGCACATGGCGCTATTTCAGCTACTTTGCTGACAGCTAGCATTTCTCAAGTTCTTGCCGAAGATGAACAATATGTATGGCGAGTAACTACACACCTTCCTATGGCAAGCCCAACTTGGGAACACAGCCTCGTTAAGCTGAAAAATACGTTGGAAGAACGCACAGATGGTAGGTTAGTTCTAGATCTTTATCCTGCTGATAGCCTCTTTGGAGCAACTGAGCTTTTTAATGCAGTTCGCCGTGGTGTCATTCCTATGGCTTTGACTTCACCTGCCTATCTGACAGATCAGCTCGAAACAGCTGGCATTGCTTTCGGGCTTCCTGGTGCATTCGATGAAGTGTGGCAAGCCGCTCACTATTTTAAAAACCTTGGGTTTGAAGAGATCATTAGAGAAGAGGCAGCAGGTTACGGCCTATATTATGCCTCAGACAAAGTTTATCCCTACGAGATGTTCTCTAGAGTCGAAATAGACAGCCTCGAAACCTTTGAAGGAATGCGTATACGGGTTGCTGGAGTCCCCCAAACTTTCTTAACAAATGTTGGTGCTGCAGCTTCGTTTATCCCTGGCACTGAGCTTTATCAAGCCCTTGCCACAGGAACATTTGATGCAGGAGTTTGGGGGGCTGTTCAAGAGGCATCCAATATGGGGTTCTATGAAGTTGCTTCGTATCGCGTACAAGACCCTATTCTCATTGGTGCATTGGAAGCCTATATAATTAACGAAGATGCTATTGCAAGACTTCCAGATGATATTCAAGACATTCTAAAAGATACACTTGAGGATCACTTTTGGAGCACGACTATTGATCATATGTATCGTGAAACAGTCGCTTTAAGGAAAATTGAAAGCTCTCAGGATATTACTTCTATAAGTTTCCCCGATGATGTAAGGGAAAAAATGGAGATCGAAGCAAATAATATTTGGAAGCTTGAGGAAAATAAAGGAGATAGTGCTTCAGCAGCAATAGAAATGCTGAGAAGTTTTAGGAATGATATTTCCAAGCATTAA
- a CDS encoding SDR family NAD(P)-dependent oxidoreductase has translation MNKQDCETAVITGAAGEIPAAIAKRFHDRNIRLLLSDISMEALTPLVESLGGEQSCYGMMQDVSKAEDAERLALKCQEIFGKVDYIVTAAGLYQHLPLGEIGVSEWRNSLAINLDGVFYTIQALRPLLSHRSSIVNLASLAGQRGSINHTPYATAKGGVLTLTRSLAQELSPLTRVNAVSPGLIDTRMMKSLDEIKRQNMIDSTPLQRLGRPDEVASVVDFLCSDAASYITGEAIQVNGGLYIN, from the coding sequence ATGAATAAGCAAGACTGTGAGACTGCTGTGATTACCGGGGCTGCAGGCGAAATCCCAGCAGCAATCGCAAAACGTTTTCATGATCGAAACATCCGCTTACTACTGTCCGATATCAGCATGGAGGCGCTGACTCCACTAGTCGAGTCACTAGGAGGCGAGCAGAGCTGCTATGGTATGATGCAAGATGTATCAAAAGCAGAAGATGCTGAGCGCCTAGCCTTAAAATGCCAGGAAATCTTTGGCAAAGTTGACTACATCGTTACCGCAGCGGGCTTGTATCAACATCTTCCGTTAGGCGAGATCGGGGTGAGCGAATGGCGCAACAGTCTTGCAATTAACTTGGATGGGGTTTTCTATACTATCCAGGCATTGCGCCCTTTATTAAGTCATCGTAGTTCCATCGTAAACCTTGCTTCATTAGCTGGCCAACGTGGAAGCATCAATCATACCCCCTACGCTACAGCAAAAGGGGGCGTTCTCACTTTGACTCGTTCACTGGCACAAGAGCTCTCTCCTCTCACTCGCGTTAACGCTGTATCCCCTGGATTGATTGATACCCGTATGATGAAATCATTGGATGAGATTAAGCGACAGAATATGATTGATTCCACACCACTGCAGCGATTAGGCCGGCCTGATGAAGTCGCCAGCGTTGTCGATTTTCTCTGCAGCGATGCAGCTAGTTACATAACTGGCGAAGCAATCCAGGTCAATGGGGGCTTATACATTAATTGA
- a CDS encoding FadR/GntR family transcriptional regulator, with translation MNTTTSNHILRGHSLPDEVAKRIRVSIDSGEIQPGKRLPTQHELANIYGVSRPVIREAISILKSDGLVISQQGRGQFVNPQGSSVFRLDPSLEDKEDLSHLFSFLMSVEVAATRQAAKSRNNDDLKAIRKHLDDLGSAIRKGQNGVDEDMQFHRAILHATHNGYFISFGEFLESRVRNLIRIAREKTARRNDMVKLVQQEHEAIFNAIEAQDAVEAEKAASQHLENAAKRLEIYQAVPTN, from the coding sequence ATGAACACAACCACTTCAAATCATATCTTGAGAGGCCACTCCCTTCCGGATGAAGTAGCCAAACGCATAAGAGTGTCCATCGACAGCGGGGAAATTCAGCCGGGTAAACGCCTTCCCACTCAGCATGAGTTAGCAAATATCTACGGGGTTAGCCGCCCAGTCATCAGGGAGGCTATCTCTATCCTAAAATCTGATGGGTTAGTTATCTCCCAACAAGGACGTGGCCAATTCGTTAATCCACAGGGATCCTCCGTTTTCAGGCTGGACCCTAGTCTTGAAGATAAAGAAGACCTTTCCCATCTCTTTAGCTTTTTGATGTCAGTGGAAGTCGCTGCCACAAGACAGGCCGCTAAAAGTCGAAATAATGACGATCTCAAAGCGATTCGTAAGCATCTTGATGATCTAGGTTCAGCTATTCGCAAGGGGCAAAATGGAGTTGATGAAGATATGCAATTTCATCGAGCCATTCTGCACGCCACTCACAACGGCTACTTTATAAGCTTTGGAGAGTTTCTAGAATCACGCGTTAGAAACTTGATACGCATCGCCAGAGAAAAAACTGCTCGTAGAAATGATATGGTTAAACTGGTCCAGCAAGAGCATGAGGCTATTTTTAATGCCATCGAGGCTCAGGATGCGGTTGAAGCGGAGAAAGCAGCTTCACAACATCTCGAAAATGCTGCAAAACGCTTAGAAATCTATCAGGCCGTGCCTACCAACTAA